The following coding sequences are from one Triplophysa dalaica isolate WHDGS20190420 chromosome 12, ASM1584641v1, whole genome shotgun sequence window:
- the slc6a3 gene encoding sodium-dependent dopamine transporter — protein MSSAIAPVKPSSTTGPKEVELILLKEQNGVQFTTSNLISPTGQTQPSGEERETWGKKIDFLLSVIGFAVDLANVWRFPYLCYKNGGGAFLVPYIFFMVIAGMPLFYMELALGQYNREGAAGVWKICPIFKGVGFTVILISLYVGFYYNVIIAWALFYLFSSFSGELPWIHCNNTWNSPNCSDLNDTLLNDTHKATPALEYFERGVLHLHESTGIDDLGRPRWQLTACLAVVIVVLYFSLWKGVKTSGKVVWITATMPYVVLTVLLLRGVTLPGAIDGIKAYLSVDFLRLYDAQVWIEAATQICFSLGVGFGVLIAFSSYNKFSNNCYRDAIITSSINSLTSFFSGFVIFSFLGYMSQKHNVALDKVATDGPGLVFIIYPEAIATLPGSSVWAVIFFIMLLTLGIDSAMGGMESVITGLLDEFKFLHKHRELFTLFVVVSTFLISLICVTNGGIYVFTLLDHFAAGTSILFGVLIEAIGIAWFYGVDRFSDDIEEMIGQRPGLYWRLCWKFVSPCFLLFMVVVSFATFNPPKYGSYYFPTWANMIGWCLSLSSMIMVPLYAIYKFCTLPGSCCEKVAYAITPETEHHLVERGEVRQFTLQHWLVV, from the exons ATGTCATCAGCCATCGCCCCCGTCAAACCCTCCAGCACCACTGGTCCCAAGGAGGTGGAGCTGATCCTACTGAAGGAGCAGAATGGAGTACAGTTCACCACATCCAACCTGATCAGCCCGACGGGTCAAACCCAACCCTCGGGAGAGGAGAGGGAGACCTGGGGTAAAAAGATCGACTTCCTGCTTTCTGTGATAGGGTTCGCTGTGGATCTTGCCAACGTTTGGAGGTTTCCCTatctgtgttacaaaaatgGAGGAG GTGCCTTTCTGGTCCCATATATCTTCTTCATGGTGATAGCTGGAATGCCGCTGTTCTATATGGAGTTAGCACTGGGTCAGTATAACCGTGAAGGAGCAGCAGGAGTGTGGAAGATCTGCCCTATCTTTAAAG GCGTGGGCTTCACCGTCATCCTGATCTCGTTGTATGTGGGATTCTACTACAATGTCATCATCGCCTGGGCTCTGTTCTAcctcttctcctctttctccGGTGAACTGCCCTGGATCCACTGTAACAACACCTGGAACAGTCCCAACTGCTCGGACCTCAATGACACCCTTCTCAACGACACGCACAAGGCCACGCCAGCACTGGAGTACTTTGA GCGAGGGGTCCTGCACCTTCATGAAAGCACTGGGATAGATGACCTGGGTCGGCCCCGCTGGCAGCTCACTGCATGCCTGGCTGTGGTCATCGTGGTCCTTTACTTCAGTCTGTGGAAGGGAGTGAAGACATCAGGAAAG gtTGTGTGGATCACAGCCACGATGCCCTATGTTGTGTTAACTGTTCTGCTCTTGCGTGGTGTGACTCTGCCTGGAGCCATCGATGGCATTAAAGCTTACCTGAGTGTGGACTTCCTCCGCCTGTATGATGCTcag GTCTGGATCGAGGCAGCCACACAGATCTGTTTTTCTCTGGGTGTGGGGTTTGGTGTGCTAATCGCTTTCTCCAGCTACAACAAATTCAGCAACAACTGTTATAG AGATGCGATCATAACCAGCTCCATCAACTCTCTGACCAGCTTCTTTTCTGGATTTGTCATATTCTCCTTCTTGGGTTATatgtcacaaaaacacaatgttgCCCTTGATAAAGTCGCCACTGATG GTCCTGGTCTGGTGTTCATAATTTACCCAGAAGCCATTGCTACACTCCCAGGCTCCTCAGTGTGGGCTGTTATCTTTTTCATCATGTTGCTCACGTTAGGAATCGACAGTGCT ATGGGAGGGATGGAATCTGTCATCACAGGACTCTTAGATGAATTCAAGTTCCTGCACAAACATCGGGAGCTCTTCACACTCTTCGTTGTTGTTTCCACATTCCTTATCTCACTCATATGTGTGACAAAC GGTGGCATCTACGTGTTTACCTTGCTGGACCACTTTGCTGCAGGAACATCGATTCTCTTTGGAGTGTTGATTGAGGCCATTGGTATCGCCTGGTTCTATG GTGTGGATCGCTTTAGTGATGATATCGAGGAGATGATTGGACAGAGACCCGGTCTGTACTGGAGACTGTGCTGGAAGTTTGTTAGCCCTTGTTTTCTCTTG tTCATGGTTGTTGTCAGTTTTGCAACTTTCAACCCTCCAAAATACGGCTCTTATTATTTTCCCACGTGGGCAAACATGATCGGCTGGTGTCTGTCCTTATCGTCCATGATCATGGTGCCTCTCTATGCCATCTACAAATTCTGCACTTTGCCTGGAAGCTGTTGTGAA AAAGTGGCATATGCCATAACTCCAGAGACTGAACATCACTTGGTTGAGCGTGGAGAGGTTCGGCAGTTCACG CTTCAAcattggcttgtggtttga